The Triplophysa rosa linkage group LG3, Trosa_1v2, whole genome shotgun sequence genome has a segment encoding these proteins:
- the si:dkey-42p14.3 gene encoding EF-hand calcium-binding domain-containing protein 10, whose translation MTSLRRRGIIATMIHLHEGSEPLFKMSKREQEAAEYLEKHKIIDLMDNLTSMLFFYRPERPREFLIDQLEKLKESKVSQEYSPCLFNESNLDALFGILDPSHQGYITHAQYKEALKTLGVKNFNEFPDGAGEDRISQETFRREAKDGLLRSAATF comes from the exons ATGACCTCGCTGCGCAGGCGCGGTATCATAGCAACAATGATACACTTGCACGAGGGCAGTGAACCTCTGTTCAAGATGTCAAAACGGGAGCAAGAGGCAGCTGAATATCTCGAGAAACACAAGATTATTGACCTGATGGATAATTTAACTAGTATGCTGTTTTTCTACAGACCAG AGCGACCTCGGGAATTTCTGATTGACCAGCTTGAAAAGCTTAAAGAATCTAAAGTCAGTCAAGAATACAGTCCGTGTCTTTTTAACGAGTCCAACTTAGACGCTCTGTTTGGTATCCTGGATCCCTCTCATCAGGGTTATATCACTCATGCTCAATACAAAGAAG CACTAAAGACACTTGGTGTCAAGAATTTCAATGAGTTCCCAGATGGAGCTGGTGAGGACAGAATATCACAAGAGACTTTCAGAAGAGAGGC GAAAGACGGGCTTCTGAGAAGTGCAGCAACATTCTAG